The following coding sequences lie in one Streptomyces venezuelae genomic window:
- the pheS gene encoding phenylalanine--tRNA ligase subunit alpha, with amino-acid sequence MSAPNKSYDPVEVEALKPEEIERMRDEALAAFAAADSLEALQEAKVAHTGGTSPLALANREIGALPPQAKAEAGKRVGMARGAVSKALAARQTELEAERDARVLVEEAVDVTLPYDRIPAGARHPLTTMMERVADVFVSMGYEVAEGPEVEAEWFNFDALNFTPDHPARQMQDTFFVQGPKGTDGDESGVVLRTHTSPVQARALLERREPPVYIVCPGRVYRTDELDATHTPVFHQIELLAVDEGLTMADLKGTLDHMVQALFGPDMKTRLRPNYFPFTEPSAEMDMVCYVCRGESVGNPDRACRTCGSEGWIELGGCGMVNPKVLTACGVDPKKYSGFAFGFGIERMLMFRHNVEDMRDMVEGDIRFTRPFGMEI; translated from the coding sequence ATGTCGGCACCGAACAAGTCGTACGACCCTGTTGAGGTCGAGGCACTGAAACCTGAAGAGATCGAGCGGATGCGGGACGAGGCGCTCGCCGCCTTCGCCGCCGCGGACTCCCTCGAAGCGCTCCAGGAGGCCAAGGTCGCGCACACCGGCGGCACGTCGCCGCTGGCGCTCGCCAACCGCGAGATCGGCGCGCTGCCCCCGCAGGCCAAGGCCGAGGCGGGCAAGCGCGTGGGCATGGCGCGCGGCGCCGTGAGCAAGGCCCTGGCCGCCCGCCAGACCGAGCTCGAGGCCGAGCGCGACGCCCGCGTCCTGGTCGAGGAGGCGGTGGACGTCACGCTGCCGTACGACCGGATCCCCGCCGGCGCCCGGCACCCGCTGACCACGATGATGGAGCGCGTCGCCGACGTCTTCGTCTCGATGGGCTACGAGGTCGCCGAGGGTCCCGAGGTCGAGGCGGAGTGGTTCAACTTCGACGCCCTGAACTTCACGCCCGACCACCCGGCCCGGCAGATGCAGGACACGTTCTTCGTCCAGGGCCCGAAGGGGACTGACGGCGACGAGTCCGGTGTCGTGCTGCGTACGCACACCTCGCCCGTGCAGGCCCGCGCGCTCCTGGAACGCCGTGAGCCGCCGGTCTACATCGTCTGCCCCGGCCGCGTGTACCGCACGGACGAGCTCGACGCCACGCACACCCCGGTCTTCCACCAGATCGAGCTGCTCGCCGTCGACGAGGGCCTCACCATGGCCGACCTCAAGGGCACCCTCGACCACATGGTCCAGGCGCTCTTCGGCCCGGACATGAAGACCCGGCTGCGGCCGAACTACTTCCCGTTCACCGAGCCGTCCGCCGAGATGGACATGGTCTGCTACGTGTGCCGCGGCGAGTCCGTCGGCAACCCGGACCGCGCCTGCCGCACCTGCGGCAGCGAGGGCTGGATCGAGCTCGGCGGCTGCGGCATGGTCAACCCCAAGGTGCTGACCGCCTGCGGCGTCGACCCCAAGAAGTACAGCGGATTCGCCTTCGGGTTCGGCATCGAGCGGATGCTGATGTTCCGCCACAACGTCGAAGACATGCGAGACATGGTCGAGGGTGACATCCGGTTCACCCGGCCGTTCGGGATGGAGATCTGA
- a CDS encoding ATP-binding protein, whose product MSVGTSRAPGVQDLVRARADHGGSGDLGGLGLDPDELPDGLVVADETGHVICFNAAAARITAVPAADALGTPLEHALPLEDLEGRRWWQLTDPYGGLAIRVGQPECNLLLPGGREVLVSARYVRTARTGPVRRVVVSLRDTEARRRTERSHAELIATVAHELRSPLTSVKGFTATLLAKWERFTDDQKKLMLETVDADANRVTRLIAELLDISRIDSGRLELRRQPVDIGAAVGRHIQAHVAAGQDADRFLVRVQRPLPDCWADPDKVDQVLSNLLENAVRHGEGTVTIEVAPSSSPRERGGAETAVTVSDEGPGIPEESMGRVFTRFWRGSKRGGTGLGLYIVKGIVEVHGGTITVGRAPGGGARFRFTLPVGAPAYLQ is encoded by the coding sequence ATGAGTGTGGGCACGAGCAGAGCACCGGGGGTACAGGACCTCGTCCGTGCTCGCGCGGACCACGGCGGTTCCGGTGACCTCGGCGGCCTCGGACTCGACCCCGACGAGCTGCCTGATGGGCTCGTCGTCGCGGACGAGACGGGCCACGTCATCTGCTTCAACGCGGCGGCGGCGCGGATCACCGCCGTACCGGCGGCCGACGCCCTCGGCACGCCCCTGGAGCACGCGCTCCCCTTAGAAGACCTCGAAGGCCGCCGCTGGTGGCAGCTGACCGATCCCTACGGCGGCCTCGCCATCCGCGTCGGCCAGCCCGAGTGCAACCTCCTCCTGCCCGGCGGCCGCGAAGTCCTCGTCTCCGCCCGCTACGTACGCACCGCCCGCACCGGCCCCGTCCGCCGCGTCGTCGTCTCGCTGCGCGACACCGAGGCCCGCCGCCGCACCGAGCGCAGCCACGCCGAGCTGATCGCCACGGTCGCCCACGAGCTCCGCTCGCCGCTCACCTCCGTCAAGGGCTTCACCGCGACGCTGCTCGCCAAGTGGGAGCGGTTCACCGACGACCAGAAGAAACTGATGCTGGAGACCGTCGACGCCGACGCGAACCGCGTCACCCGGCTGATCGCCGAGCTCCTCGACATCTCCCGCATCGACTCCGGACGGCTTGAGCTGCGCCGTCAGCCCGTCGACATAGGCGCCGCCGTCGGACGCCACATCCAGGCGCACGTCGCCGCCGGACAGGACGCGGACCGCTTCCTCGTCCGCGTCCAGCGTCCGCTGCCCGACTGCTGGGCCGACCCCGACAAGGTCGACCAGGTGCTCAGCAACCTGCTGGAAAATGCCGTGCGGCACGGCGAGGGAACCGTCACCATCGAGGTGGCGCCCTCCTCGTCTCCGCGCGAGCGGGGCGGCGCCGAGACCGCCGTGACCGTGAGCGACGAAGGTCCCGGCATTCCGGAGGAGTCGATGGGCCGCGTCTTCACCCGCTTCTGGCGGGGCAGCAAGCGCGGCGGGACGGGACTGGGGTTGTACATCGTGAAGGGCATCGTGGAAGTGCACGGCGGAACGATCACCGTCGGCCGCGCACCCGGCGGCGGCGCCCGATTCCGATTTACGTTGCCCGTGGGGGCCCCGGCGTATCTCCAGTGA